Proteins encoded within one genomic window of Humulus lupulus chromosome 1, drHumLupu1.1, whole genome shotgun sequence:
- the LOC133793824 gene encoding NPL4-like protein 1 produces the protein MVMLRIRSRDGLERVTVDNPHINVSQLKAIIQSQLQIPSHNQTLSTNQNLLLSKTHDDLSRFVDMADPNTTLSSLNLSHGSIVFLAYDGERTVSGPVVNPAGSFGRKMTMDDLIAKQMRVSRQENPHCELVSFDRDCANAFQHYVNDALAFAVKRGGFMYGTVSEEGKVEVDFIYEPPQQGTEENLLLFRDPEEEKIVEAIAAGLGMRRVGFIFTQTISQDKKDYTLSYREVLQAAEFHAESGLKEWVTAVVKLEVNEDGAADVHFEAFQMSDVCIKLFKEGWFETEIGEDADPKLSKMKKDVVVGVKDTKEVDNDFFLVVVKIADHQGPLSSTFPIENRNTPVTMRALKTHLDRAKNLPFVKQISDFHVLLLLARYLDLNADVPALAHCVHTESPVPEGYKLLIESLASASA, from the exons ATGGTGATGCTCAGAATCCGAAGCAGAGATGGGCTTGAGCGAGTCACCGTTGATAATCCCCACATCAATGTCTCCCAGCTTAAAGCCATAATCCAATCCCAGCTTCAAATCCCCTCTCACAATCAAACCCTTTCCACCAACCAAAACCTTCTTTTGTCCAAGACCCACGACGATCTTTCCCGCTTCGTAGACATGGCTGACCCCAATACCACTCTCTCTTCCCTCAATCTCTCTCATGGCTCGATCGTTTTCCTTGCCTACGATGGCGAGAGAACCGTTTCCGGGCCGGTTGTCAACCCCGCTGGGTCTTTTGGCCGGAAGATGACCATGGACGATCTCATCGCGAAGCAAATGAGGGTCTCGCGCCAGGAGAACCCGCATTGTGAATTGGTCTCGTTTGATCGCGATTGTGCCAACGCGTTCCAGCATTATGTGAATGATGCGCTTGCTTTTGCGGTGAAGCGTGGTGGGTTTATGTACGGGACTGTTTCGGAGGAGGGGAAAGTGGAGGTCGATTTCATATACGAGCCGCCTCAGCAAGGAACGGAGGAGAATTTGCTGCTTTTCAGGGACCCAGAAGAGGAAAAGATAGTAGAAGCTATTGCTGCTGGTCTGGGTATGAGAAGAGTAGGATTTATATTCACACAAACCATCAGTCAGGATAAAAAGGACTATACTTTGTCCTATAGGGAGGTTCTTCAGGCAGCGGAGTTTCACGCCGAGAGTGGTTTGAAGGAATGGGTGACCGCTGTGGTGAAGCTTGAAGTGAACGAGGATGGCGCTGCGGATGTGCACTTTGAGGCTTTTCAGATGAGTGATGTGTGCATTAAGTTGTTCAAGGAAGGGTGGTTTGAGACTGAGATTGGAGAAGATGCTGATCCCAAGCTCTcaaagatgaagaaagatgtagttgTTGGGGTCAAGGACACAAAAGAGGTGGACAATGATTTCTTCTTGGTGGTGGTCAAGATAGCTGATCACCAG GGTCCCCTTTCATCAACCTTTCCCATTGAGAACCGGAATACGCCAGTAACAATGAGGGCGCTGAAAACTCATCTTGATCGGGCGAAGAATCTTCCATTTGTGAAGCAGATTTCAGATTTTCATGTGCTGCTATTGCTGGCAAGGTACTTGGACCTCAACGCTGATGTTCCTGCTCTGGCACATTGCGTGCACACAGAGAGCCCCGTACCAGAAGGCTACAAGCTACTAATCGAGTCCCTGGCTAGTGCTTCTGCTTAA